The nucleotide window GCAGTCCGCATGAAGTGCTTGACCGGTGACGCCCACCGCAGGGCTTCGTTGACGAGGTTGGGCACCAGCGACAGGTCGGCCTTGAGCCGCGACAGCACCTCCGGATGACGCGCCAGCGCATGGATGGCGCCGGCCATCGTCGACGAGGTGGTGTCGTGTCCCGCGGTGGCGATGGCGATGAAGTATCCGTAGGCCACTTCCTTCGGGAAGTACTCACCCTCGGCGGTTTTCGCCACGGCAATGATCGACGCCAGATCGTCGGTGGGGTTGTCGCGTCGATCCATCAGGAGTGCATCGAAATACGCGTAGAAGTCTTGGATCGTTGCGACCCATTGTTTGGCCGCCGCATCGGGGGTCAGCGGTTCGACGTCGTCGCGTGCCGCATCGGGATCCGCGGTGCCGAAGAACTCCTGGGTGAGGGTCATCATCCGCGGTTCGTCGGACTCGGGCACTCCGAAAAGGCTCATGATGACGTGCAACGGGTACTGAAGCGCGAAATCCTTGACGAAGTCGATCTTTCCGTCGCCGGCGAGGAGTCGATCGACCGATTCCGTGGCCAAGCCACGGATGGTGTCCTCCCACTGTTTCAGGTTCGCGGGTCGGAACCAGTCGGCGGCGATGTCCTTGACCACGGTGTGCTCGGGAGGGTCGAGATAGGTCAAGGTCTCCAGGATGCGCAGGCTGCCGTTGTTGATGGTTTTGGTGAACTCGTCGCCGGCTCGGTTCGCGAGAATCGGATTGAACTTGCCCTTGTCCTCGCCGCCCGCGCTGGAGAAGACGTGCGGCTGGCGTTCGATCTCCATGATGTCGGCGTGCTTGCTCACGAGGTAGACCGGGTCATACCCCTCGACCTCCGCGACACCGAGTGGGTTGTTGTCGCGCAACCATCGGTATGCCTCGAACAGTTGGGCGTCGTCTCGGTGCCCTTCGGGAAGGACGATCTGCTGCGCGATGTGGGCCGGGATGGGCGCGGACGGGGCGGGCTGCGCTGTCGAGGGCTGCACTGTCGAGGTCATGGGTCTCCTTCGAGCGATGGGCTGTACCCGTACAGCATGTTGTCCACATCACATTCACCGCATCACCCTGGCAGGGTATATCCGTCGCCCCGAAGAGGGATTCTGGTGTGACAGAGGTTCGGTCGAATCTGGTGTACCTCTGTCGGACAGACGATTACGTCCCGAAGAGGGATGCGGATGCGGCCTGAGACCCCGCACCATGAGTACCGGGCCGGTGGCCCCGTCATATCAACCACACCCAGAGGAGGTCTCGTCATGGCGCGAGTCGTGTATCACCTGCCCGACGGCACCGAACAGGCCGTCGACGTTCCGACCGGCCAGAGCGTGATGGACGGATCCGTGCGCAACAACCTGCCCGGGATCGTCGCAGAGTGTGGCGGAAGCTGTTCGTGCGCAACGTGTCATGTCTTCCTCGAGGGAGCGGGGGCCGGGCAGTTCGACCCGCCGTCCGACGAGGAGGCCGAGCTCGTCGAGTTCTTGGAGGGTGCCCGTCCGACCTCGCGGCTGTCCTGCCAACTCATCGTCTCCGACCAGGACGAGGTGCACGTCGAGGTCGCCGACTCGTCGTTCTGATCCCGACGGTCACATCGAGCGTCCGATCAGCTCGGCCCGGTTCGTCGCCCCCAATTTGCGCAGGATGTGCTTGACGTGTGTCTTGACCGTCTCGACCGACAGGGTGTACTTCTCGGCGATGGCCGCGTTGGACGCTCCGGCCACAACCTGTTCGAGAACCTCACGCTCCCGCTGAGTGAGCAGGGCTGCCGCAACAGCCAGATCGGACGCCGCGACGGTCTCGGAAGCCTCAGCGGCCGAGTCGAATCCGAGGTTGAGAAGCCGGTCGCCGAGTCTGCGGTACCGCAACTGCTGCTCGGCCACGAGATCCTCACTCTGCATCCGATCGAGCGCTGCGGTGGTGAGATCGATCAGGAGCCGACAGACCTCGGCTCCGTCCTCATCGAGCTCCCGGTAGACGACGAGAGTGATGTCCGGTTGCACGGTGAACGTCGTGGCCACGTCCGTGGACAGCGAACGATCCCGGACGGCGACGGACTTGCCCTCGGCAGCAGCGTGATTCGCATCGGCAGTCCCGTCGTCGCCGTCGGGTCCGGATCTCGCGACCTCCCTGCTCCCGGCATCGAGCAGGATGACCATCGTCGCGGGGACGCACTTCGCCACACCGTCACAGAGGGCGGCGGCCAGCTCCGTTCGGTCCGGTGCATCGAGGATGGCCGCCGCGGCCAGGTCGAGTTCCGGTCTGCTCGAGGGTTGAGGGGTCATCGCGCCGCAGTGGCGGTTCTGACTTCTCGATGGAAGGCCGCCGCCTGGGCGCGGGAACTCACGCCGATCTTGCGGAAGATCCGCCGTACGTGACATTTGACCGTGCCGTCGGAGATGAACAGACGATCGGCGATCTGCTGGTTGCTCGCGCCCGTGGCGAGCAACCGGAGTACTTC belongs to Gordonia westfalica and includes:
- a CDS encoding 2Fe-2S iron-sulfur cluster-binding protein, with amino-acid sequence MARVVYHLPDGTEQAVDVPTGQSVMDGSVRNNLPGIVAECGGSCSCATCHVFLEGAGAGQFDPPSDEEAELVEFLEGARPTSRLSCQLIVSDQDEVHVEVADSSF
- a CDS encoding cytochrome P450; translation: MTSTVQPSTAQPAPSAPIPAHIAQQIVLPEGHRDDAQLFEAYRWLRDNNPLGVAEVEGYDPVYLVSKHADIMEIERQPHVFSSAGGEDKGKFNPILANRAGDEFTKTINNGSLRILETLTYLDPPEHTVVKDIAADWFRPANLKQWEDTIRGLATESVDRLLAGDGKIDFVKDFALQYPLHVIMSLFGVPESDEPRMMTLTQEFFGTADPDAARDDVEPLTPDAAAKQWVATIQDFYAYFDALLMDRRDNPTDDLASIIAVAKTAEGEYFPKEVAYGYFIAIATAGHDTTSSTMAGAIHALARHPEVLSRLKADLSLVPNLVNEALRWASPVKHFMRTALEPYELRGRSIQPGDRFMLLYQSGNRDADVFDEPDLFDIDRRPNKHIAFGYGPHMCIGQHLAKIELRIMFETLLPHLEAVHLTGDTTFIQTNFVGGLKNMPVELEFAGR
- a CDS encoding helix-turn-helix transcriptional regulator is translated as MTPQPSSRPELDLAAAAILDAPDRTELAAALCDGVAKCVPATMVILLDAGSREVARSGPDGDDGTADANHAAAEGKSVAVRDRSLSTDVATTFTVQPDITLVVYRELDEDGAEVCRLLIDLTTAALDRMQSEDLVAEQQLRYRRLGDRLLNLGFDSAAEASETVAASDLAVAAALLTQREREVLEQVVAGASNAAIAEKYTLSVETVKTHVKHILRKLGATNRAELIGRSM